The Aedes albopictus strain Foshan chromosome 2, AalbF5, whole genome shotgun sequence region ATCTCGACAGCCGAGTCGCCCGCCACTGGAACGCAGTTCATCTAAGCTAGGCATCTCAGACATGAAGGTAATTGGCTTCGTTTGGTGGTGTGTTGTTGACGGTCTTCAATCTATGAAGGtctaatttttgttttgatttcggcTCGTTTCAGGCGTTCGTTGTGCTGTCCATGGCTTTGGCCATTGCATCCTGTAAGGTAGtcgaagaatcctccaagaaagAAAAACGTGGATTATTTGATGGCGGACATGGAGGAGGCGATTCCTATGACTTTGGGGGTCATGGCGACGAGGGTGGCGAAGATGATGTGAAACATGTGACCACAATCACCAAAAAAGTTCCTGTTCCGTACCCGGTTGAGGTCGAAAAGCAAGTTCCGATTGAAGTGAAGGTGCCATTCAAAGTCGAAATCGAAAAGAAGATCCCCATCGTCGTTGAGAAGAAGGTCCCTATCTATGTGGAAAAGAAGATCCCGGTGCACGTGGACCGACCTGTCCCGTACAAAGTGGAAGTGAAAGTTCCAGTTATCGAGAAGGAATACATCGAAGTGCCACAACCGTACGAAGTTTATGTTGAGAAGAAGATTCCAGTGTACGTCCCGAAGCCGGTGTACATCGAAAAGCCTTTGCCGGTGACTTTGCTCGTTAAGAAAACGTATAAGAAGGGTTGGTGAGAGGAGAATGATCGTTAATTTATTGTTAAGTGTGAGGAAAGGAGGAGAATAAAGTATGTAAATAGTTCTTTAGAACATTAGAAGTTCTTTAAAAGAAAAAATCCTCTATGATCAAAATGACGTCGCACAGATTCATAATGAGCGGCGTCGCTGTGGTGGAGTGCAGTGAACAGCATAAGTGAAAATGATGTAAATTCATTCGGTAGGGTAAACCCGGCCATTAACGTTTCGTAGAAATGGTGAAACCACGTGCATTGAAAGCGTCTCCAGCaacatttcatcacaaattcgcATTGCAAGACATTTTTGCTTCATTTGTTACTTCAAAACTGTCGTGAATCGCAAGCTTTGGCTTTGGCAAAATGGACTCTGATGATTTCATGCTTGTTTTACATGTGCAAGTTCAAAACTAAATTACCAAAACTAAAATGCTTCAAACAGTTACCAGCGGTGCTGATGTATAGACTTAATGGTACAGTTCAAGGACCAGTTGACTCTGTCGATTATCAGTTTCTTTCCATATTATCATTTAGCCTAAAGAATTAGATTTTTTACTTCTATTGTCAATAGGCCGTTCTTTCTAtatagaaagaaattctgaaagctaCACTTGACGTAAATATTTGAACGTTTAAATGTCCATTTCGTTTAATTCGAtaaaagaaattcttgcacgCAAAACTGCAAGCAAGCTTCATACTGCacacaacctgtaattttacaatccgatggtaATTGTATGGTACAATCCGAgtaattgtgttgaaagcgatggaggtcattttgttacagcgaactctgCAGACATGGATTCAAAAGAACAGCGTGTTTTTGGGTCCTTTTATTGCATCCGTTAGCTTACACGTTTTAATTTTCATCGATGCTTGTTCGTTTATTAACAaaacgtagttattccgagtagatcatcgtactgcccatgatcgcatagttgacgtgaTCAGCATTGACATTGTCAGCAtttacaagctaatatctatcacatgtgcataattgtgactagttttattcaatagagcacaagatctaatcactagctagatgtcaacgtaaaaaaatctcaaatttttcattattcattgttaaaatttcaaaagtttgttgaaaactacagtggcgcttacgtcaactatgcgaatatgggcggCGTAGGTCGTAATAAAaatgttgactactttgtgctgAAGTTTTTCCACCACTGAATATTAACAGTTGTCAAAGAAAATCTCACACTGTTGCAATCTGAAAGAGCAACACAACGTTTGTCGGGTTAGATAGTGAAGACTGGACTTTTTCAAACAAAacgacttttttttaattttgggctcattttaaaatttaaacCACAGTATGCCCTATTTTTACTGTAGAACttgcaacactgtcccgatttttgtaaaactttgacagtgtaaagctGTTATGTTAAACtgttttcagtaaaaatttgtaTACAAAGAATttcaaagttagagcagtttgaatttcactacacactaaaaaaatctcatttttaatGCTGACGCAAACGCATAAACTGACACAAATTACCATGActtaattgaaaaattgattcatTTTTAAATCTATAATGATGTAATCATGAAAACCAGCGCATTGAACGACTTTTTACTGCAAAGCTTACAATTTTCTGTTATATGCCTTGACTTTAAATttgaaatgacacaaaattacacggGCGATGACTGAACAGCTCAAAACGTCAAACCTAAACAGACCAAAACAAAACATAGGAGTTGAGTTGAATTTCGGTAGTGATATTTTCGAAAAGTTTTAAGCAATCGTTTTATTGTCAGTCAAGTAAGTAAATAAAAGTGTGATTCATAATGCAGAGAGTGTTTAATTTGATTTGCTGGTTAATTTATTCCTTTTGCCGTAGCTGTTATCGCAACCGTGATTGGAACCGTGTGGAAGTCAATCCAGCAGCATCGAGTCTAACCGACCGACGGATGGAAGCTTCCGGACTGCCTCCTGTGTGAAAAATGATTTAAATTATGGAAAACAAACAAACTTGAGATGAAGCTTTTAATGaattgaacaaaatatatatTGTTTTAACAGGAAACCATGGAAAGAGTATTCAATGCATCAGAATTATCCGAAAAACGTGGAGGGTTGCCTTTTTTGTTTTGAGGTTATGTTGCTGTGCTTGTGAGGTAGTAAAATTACTAGATGTTTCGCAAACATCGCATCGTGTAAAAATAAGATATCGTACTTAATATTGTGTCAATTCGCTCGCTGTAATATGTCGGAgataaatgacacaaaattacacgaCTTTTTGGAAGTGTGTATACCATAagccacatctgcttattgtgacatagtgctaaatacagaggatagacaaaatgatcgggacaggcaaaattctcACTTTCCAAAAAttgatcaactagctgtaacttttcgaaaagtgcataaaatattctcaaattttcactgtaagtagatcaagttgtatatcagtggtcaaaatttggaaaagatcgtgctattctgcacgaagttagaagagagtcttgaaaaaggtataattagccGATAACTAACtaatgaaccgaatacaatgaagttttgaccatttatggcttatataatgaactatgaaaaactgtgagaatattttatgcacttttcgaaaagttacagctagttgaacatttttggggaagtgaaaattttgcctgtcccgatcattttgtctatcccctgtatgtggctataactttttaacgattAGATCATATTGAATGATATTTTGGCTGTAcagtagcgtggctcaaaataccacatgtcaaaaagttcgatgggcccccttctcatttcgttctatatgacgccacgatgctctggtcaaattttcagctaaatccgttaacattagggcggtgctaaactcatttgaagtttgtatgggaatttatatgggaaaacatcgtttttggcatttttctcatgaggggcactatttttacttaaaacacataaccgattatatagaactatagtcttaaatgtgccgaaaaactttgtcgaagaccacaaagtcatGCGAaccttgtaagaaaagatattacatgcagaccatccggtggtgcttaacatttaacatgtaaaggaataacaatagcaataaaatctcattggatGGGCtcgtactgtctaggctatatcTTTTTTCGCAAGTTTCTGATTACgttgcggtcttcagcaaagttttttggcacatcccaggctatatttctataggatcgattacgtgttttaagaaaaattagagcccctcagaagaaaattgcaaaaaacgatgttttcccatataaactcccatacaaacttcaaatgagtttagcaccgccctaatgttaacggatttagctgaaaatttggccagagcatcgtggcgtcaaatagaatgaaatgagaagggggcccatcgaacttttttgagatgtggttttgccatacaagcttgagtcACCCTACTCTACAGTTTATGATAAAAAAGTAATGTTTTAAAAGTTTCCAGACTAGAAAAtagaaacaaaaatataacataataataacaaaccatgatatttaaaactcattgtgatataatcatgtttaaccaccttggtgttttcaaaagacTATAACTCAAatatataacattttcttataaatgttgtttaataactcattgtattataattaagTTTTGATTTGTCGACACTTAAAAAAATAATGCTacgaaattgtatcaaattttgatagaaatttgTAATTCTtaagctaaaattcatatcacattttgttataattttgatctaattataacaaaataggttattaaattgattagaccagtgtatgttttgttacaattttagttattttaacatcatcctgcatctaattTATAACATTATGAGTtactgaaaaatattataacacatAATTATGaaacgtaggcgttttcgggggttttttaAGGTCTCAGCTTCCGAAAATTTTTggcgggttttagaggcgttactcaggcgctGCGTGGGCGTTGTCGGAGatatctgagggtctcaggtgcgttacatggggtccgagggggctttAGGGGGATTTAGAAGGCATATTGTTAAGCttccgaggatttttgaagaaattcagaggcgttacgtaggcattttcgggggtttcggatggTCTCAAGGACGTTACAGGGGTTTCGTGGGGGGTTTAAggggcctacagtttctgaaaatacttTTTGAATCACTGTTCTTCAGTGAGGGAGATTTCAACGGCGCTTCAAAGAGGTTCATAAACGGCAGTTTCGGAGAGATTTTAGCAGCTCCAGACTGTTTTCAAACGTAGATCTGTTGCCCTTAACCTATATGGAGCGCTAAGACATTCTTGAACACACATTGAACATACCACTTGTCAACACACAGTTGCATGAGGCTGCGTAAGCATGACTTTCATTCAATCATTCAAGCACACAAgctatgcatgtagattcgatgacttatgcccAAGAAAGTTTTCAGGAAATCTTATACAGCCGCAACCTTTCCTCCTCACCATTTCTGCCCCCCTGAGCACGCCCTAAACTCTCCTTAACTTCACTCGCTACTTATTGCTCGTatcaaccttatccctaatctaaaacacaccaactgctctgaacacagaTTTCATTTAGGTAACCTTACCCAAATCGAGGGACCTTAATTTTACCTTAATGGATTCCACCTAAATGGAGGATTGAGTATACGCGACAAATTTCCGCCATCAGGACGAAGACAAAACGATCAACTAATTATTGTCTTCGGTGAGGATCGCGACATCAGCAAAAAATTTGGCAAAAGATATGATTCGTAATGCGAACTAAATGGCCGACTAACTGGTGTCCTATTAACAACCATCCGAGCACAAGAAAGCACCGCAGGAGCTCCGTAGGAATCTCGCAGCGACTCAGGTTGGCTTCTAGTTTCATTACGGCACGCacaaacaacgaaaaaaaaaccctaagaaTGCAGTGTGGGCCATCACTAACCCAAGGAACGACAGGGGTTTTCGTTGCAGACTCGAAAAATTTGGCACGCCGAAGGAAACTCCGGCACAAACAACGCCCAGGGGATCCCAACAAGCTCTTGGTATATCAGCCCGAACCGCACTGGAGTTTTGCGATTGAGACATCGAAGGAAACTGATCTGCAACTCACTCTCAGGGGTTCCCCACGTAGTCACGGAAGGCCACCCGGCTGGGATTGCTTTT contains the following coding sequences:
- the LOC109397937 gene encoding uncharacterized protein LOC109397937, which translates into the protein MQPRCLRWNIWQCDIKYSPARCQDIIRRSPSRQPSRPPLERSSSKLGISDMKAFVVLSMALAIASCKVVEESSKKEKRGLFDGGHGGGDSYDFGGHGDEGGEDDVKHVTTITKKVPVPYPVEVEKQVPIEVKVPFKVEIEKKIPIVVEKKVPIYVEKKIPVHVDRPVPYKVEVKVPVIEKEYIEVPQPYEVYVEKKIPVYVPKPVYIEKPLPVTLLVKKTYKKGW